In Phycisphaerae bacterium, a single window of DNA contains:
- a CDS encoding prepilin-type N-terminal cleavage/methylation domain-containing protein encodes MIRRGENMCSRSRNAFTLIEMLVVAAILALLIAILLPSLNRARQVAKITVCKTNLDTMYKGHAFYAIDHKQHFPDPDWWLWDGIGGEMVNWFPNLYKGGSRPADSAQWVRFGHIFKYVKNAQAYFCPDDTLTRRAASIGSGQTVGGAFRGNKPIHSYVRLIHPHQFYAAHIGSIADKIDNGSLPAMYRSDFIDPDRLPKSWTYGGKRLNATPSRLAMMYEEFQNYDDPATWAPSPPNLENMLNDGYSGFIDGDMGLTWRDYISVWHQNRSHLVYFDGHASLVDAIKFNKKENKCRYAEWLAAGGPM; translated from the coding sequence ATGATCAGGCGAGGTGAGAACATGTGCTCCAGATCCAGGAATGCGTTCACGCTGATCGAAATGCTGGTCGTGGCGGCCATCCTCGCTCTTTTGATTGCCATCCTGTTGCCCTCGCTGAACCGGGCCAGACAGGTGGCCAAAATCACGGTGTGCAAGACGAACCTGGACACCATGTACAAGGGGCACGCCTTCTACGCGATTGACCATAAGCAGCATTTCCCGGACCCGGACTGGTGGTTGTGGGACGGCATCGGCGGCGAGATGGTGAATTGGTTTCCGAACCTGTACAAGGGCGGGTCGCGGCCCGCGGACTCCGCCCAATGGGTCCGGTTCGGCCACATTTTCAAATACGTGAAGAACGCCCAAGCTTACTTCTGCCCGGACGATACGCTCACTCGCAGGGCCGCGTCGATCGGCAGCGGCCAGACGGTCGGCGGAGCGTTCCGGGGCAACAAGCCGATTCACAGTTATGTGCGTTTGATTCATCCTCACCAGTTCTATGCCGCGCACATCGGATCGATCGCCGACAAGATCGACAATGGTTCGCTCCCGGCGATGTACCGCTCGGATTTCATCGATCCGGATCGGCTCCCCAAGAGCTGGACCTACGGCGGCAAGCGCCTGAATGCCACGCCGAGTCGGCTCGCCATGATGTACGAGGAGTTCCAGAACTACGATGATCCCGCCACCTGGGCGCCCAGTCCTCCCAACCTGGAGAACATGCTCAACGACGGATACAGCGGCTTCATTGACGGCGATATGGGACTGACCTGGAGGGATTATATCAGCGTCTGGCACCAGAATCGCTCACATCTTGTCTACTTTGACGGACACGCCAGCCTGGTGGATGCGATCAAGTTCAACAAGAAAGAAAACAAGTGCAGGTACGCCGAGTGGCTGGCCGCAGGCGGGCCCATGTAG
- a CDS encoding DUF2007 domain-containing protein: MECVSASQDRAAIVIVRELLANEGIETVVQNENLSAICGEVAFMRAMPEVCVSRDQDAVRAGAVVERFESGNARDQGHREPWRCPRCGETIEG, encoded by the coding sequence ATGGAGTGCGTCTCCGCATCTCAGGACCGGGCCGCGATCGTCATTGTTCGCGAGTTGCTCGCGAATGAAGGCATAGAGACTGTTGTTCAGAATGAGAACCTGTCCGCCATCTGCGGGGAGGTTGCGTTCATGCGCGCGATGCCCGAGGTTTGCGTTTCGCGTGATCAGGACGCGGTACGCGCAGGGGCCGTCGTGGAGCGGTTCGAGTCGGGGAACGCGCGGGATCAGGGTCACAGGGAGCCGTGGCGATGTCCCCGTTGCGGCGAGACGATTGAAGGGTAG
- a CDS encoding CAAX prenyl protease-related protein has protein sequence MGIEPQNRMETTSPQEPAEVVPPLCQRPKRAGAEEGGTGEVPLFAGEPAWLTELARRRPDFVFMAPYLAYLLLLPLKDWVPAAYVPWATAARGILGLAVFWFLRRHFPPLGKPHWPIAITAGVLTVVLWVGGEHLLNRVYIGNFHVGGRLFVFPGVFEVKDPREGLTALSWASQVVLRLAVATITVPIVEEIFWRGFLLRAFINWDRFERVPLGAFAWRAFIGTALLSCLQHPDNWVVSILCWLAWNGLMYWKKSLLCLMITHGITNLVLYLYVIRAGDWQFW, from the coding sequence ATGGGAATTGAGCCACAGAATCGCATGGAGACAACCTCGCCGCAGGAACCGGCCGAAGTCGTGCCACCTCTCTGCCAAAGACCTAAGAGGGCCGGAGCTGAGGAGGGAGGCACCGGGGAGGTTCCTCTGTTTGCGGGTGAACCTGCCTGGCTCACGGAGTTGGCCCGCCGCCGCCCCGACTTCGTTTTCATGGCTCCCTACCTGGCATATCTGCTGCTTCTGCCTCTGAAGGATTGGGTTCCGGCCGCTTATGTGCCCTGGGCCACCGCAGCCCGGGGCATTTTGGGGCTGGCGGTGTTCTGGTTTCTCCGTCGCCACTTTCCGCCGCTGGGTAAGCCCCATTGGCCGATTGCGATCACGGCGGGCGTGCTGACCGTGGTGCTCTGGGTCGGCGGCGAGCACCTGCTGAACCGGGTTTACATCGGCAACTTCCATGTTGGTGGGCGGCTCTTCGTGTTTCCGGGCGTTTTCGAGGTCAAAGACCCGCGCGAGGGCCTGACCGCGCTCTCATGGGCGTCGCAGGTGGTGTTGCGCCTTGCGGTTGCGACGATCACAGTGCCGATCGTTGAAGAGATCTTCTGGCGCGGCTTCCTGCTTCGGGCTTTCATCAACTGGGACCGCTTCGAGCGGGTGCCGCTGGGCGCATTTGCCTGGCGGGCTTTTATCGGGACGGCCTTGCTGTCGTGCCTTCAGCATCCCGACAACTGGGTCGTCAGCATTCTTTGCTGGCTGGCCTGGAACGGGCTGATGTACTGGAAAAAGAGCCTGCTGTGCCTGATGATCACACACGGGATCACCAATCTGGTGCTGTACCTCTACGTGATCCGGGCGGGCGACTGGCAGTTCTGGTGA